GGCAGGTGGCCGCGGCGATGAGGAGCGCGCGGTCGAGCAGGGCCGGCCAGTCGGGCGACGGATCGGCGGCCAGCGCGGCGACGACCGTCGCGAACATCGCGTCGCCGGCGCCCATCGTGTCGACGATCGGCCCCGGCAGCTCCGCGACGGGGCGGGTGATCTGGCCGCCCGCCGTGAGGATCGTCGCCCCGGCGGCTCCGCGCGTGGCCAGCACGGCGGGGACCGCGTCGGCGCGGAGCCCGGCGGCGAGCTCGTCGACCGTGCCGAGATGCAGCAGCGCGGCGTCGTCCTCGCCGATCTTCACGAGCGCCGCGCGCTCGGACAGGCGCGAGAAGCCGTCGACGAACCGCGCGCGGTCGTGCATCATGCCCGCCCGCGGATTGGGGTCGAGCGCGAACCGCACGCCCGCGAGCGCGCGGTCGAGCTCGGCGAGCTGAGCGGGCGCATCGAGGGCCACGCAGCTGACCGCCACGAGCGGCGCGGCGGCGACGGCCGCGAGCGCCTCGTCGCCGAACGCGATGTGCCGGCGCCACGCCGCCTCATTGAACACGTACTGCGGCTCGCCATCGACGCGCGTGCTGACGGCGCGGGCGGTGCCGTGCGGCGCCGGGGTCGCGATGAGCTCGACGCCGTGCTCGGCCAGGAAGGCGCGGATCCGCTCGCCCGGCTCGTCGTCGCCGACCATCGCCACGAGCGTCGTCGGCGCGCCCAGCCGCGCCGATCCCACCGCGACGTTGAGCGCGGCACCGCCGACGAACTCGCGCGCGCCGTCCTCGTCGCGGATCTCGTCGATGAGCGCGTCGCCGACCACCACGATCCGGTTCATGCCCCCGATCGTATGCGCTCCGGCGTCGGAGCCCTGCGGTGGCCGCCGCGCCGGCGTCGGAGGGCATCCCCCTGCGGGCCCGGA
This genomic interval from Microbacterium sediminis contains the following:
- a CDS encoding PfkB family carbohydrate kinase, encoding MNRIVVVGDALIDEIRDEDGAREFVGGAALNVAVGSARLGAPTTLVAMVGDDEPGERIRAFLAEHGVELIATPAPHGTARAVSTRVDGEPQYVFNEAAWRRHIAFGDEALAAVAAAPLVAVSCVALDAPAQLAELDRALAGVRFALDPNPRAGMMHDRARFVDGFSRLSERAALVKIGEDDAALLHLGTVDELAAGLRADAVPAVLATRGAAGATILTAGGQITRPVAELPGPIVDTMGAGDAMFATVVAALAADPSPDWPALLDRALLIAAATCRAEGALLQLP